The proteins below are encoded in one region of Acidobacteriota bacterium:
- a CDS encoding SgcJ/EcaC family oxidoreductase — MKKLSLLLLTFILGGLVVVPGLSRPQRVNERQAIEAEMQAYARDLRSGTPAEVAAHFTKDGELLLPGTDTLHGREAIRNFLTPLAGAVEVEAVTITTDLIEASGASATQWGAYKQVAGERGKEKQTYTGRYAALWHQEDGHWRLAKLLMQPK, encoded by the coding sequence ATGAAGAAACTTTCCTTGCTCCTTTTGACTTTCATCCTGGGCGGCTTGGTTGTCGTCCCGGGGCTGAGCCGCCCGCAGCGTGTGAACGAACGCCAGGCCATCGAGGCGGAGATGCAAGCCTATGCTCGCGATTTGCGAAGTGGCACGCCAGCCGAAGTCGCCGCGCATTTTACCAAGGATGGCGAATTGCTGTTGCCTGGTACGGACACGCTGCATGGCCGCGAGGCAATTCGGAACTTTCTGACGCCGCTGGCCGGGGCTGTGGAAGTCGAGGCGGTGACGATTACGACTGATCTGATTGAGGCGAGCGGCGCGAGCGCGACGCAATGGGGCGCGTACAAGCAAGTGGCCGGAGAACGTGGGAAAGAGAAGCAAACTTACACCGGGCGTTACGCCGCGCTTTGGCATCAGGAAGACGGACACTGGCGGCTGGCGAAGCTGCTGATGCAGCCGAAATAG
- a CDS encoding polysaccharide biosynthesis tyrosine autokinase, translated as MNYNDDNRNALVNVPQPSNEMQRRQGGVPASPGGYPIGYPAGSARYPALEVEKNSLREYWRIVKRHKWVVISTLFILGTLVTIATYMTRPVYRATVKVKIGKETERVLSGQRIMEVETANVFNPLYMQTQVEILQSRDLARRIINKLKLTEHDEFKLKTKNPLSENERQVVLVNTFQNRYDVAVGRMSRVVSISFDAYNAQLAADVANTAAEQYIGWSMENRVQGVESAKDFLKEKLLESEAELRKSEQAYSAYLTEHKIISFDLDKGNITLDRASELNKQLVQVENERRQSEALYQRSREAAPDDLPQVLNDTMVQNISKELSKQEQELANLSAKYQPGYPAVKQVQEQVNDLKEQLQAAKKNVVKNIETQYEVARRKEADLKVSLSQSKGEAIQQNRESVQLNVIKQKLDIDRKIYDDLLQRSRQAGVESEFHPTNIRVVQTAEVPIAPVKPNKPLNIGLSVLIGLALGIGLAFFIEYLNNTINTAEDVERITHLPPLGAIPSLQSLSKRKGLGYGYGARKSTALSLSNGNGSDNSHELVSSHDSLSAYSESYRALRTSLLLSSAEHAPRTMLITSSHPGEGKTTIVANTAISLAQTGARVIVLDGDMRRPRCHKVLNTKNEVGLSTYLSRDIPLDEVVQEAADIPNLHVIPAGPVPPNPSELLSSVKLRILLSQLQDRYDHIVIDSPPVIHVTDALIISPQVDGVALVVKSGHTPREAVVRSKQALIDVNAKIFGVVLNHVDLEREGYYYNYKYSYYHHAEESSQ; from the coding sequence ATGAATTACAACGACGACAATCGCAACGCTCTGGTCAATGTCCCGCAACCCAGCAATGAGATGCAGCGGCGGCAGGGCGGCGTGCCCGCTTCGCCAGGAGGATACCCGATTGGGTATCCGGCGGGTTCAGCGCGCTATCCGGCGCTCGAAGTCGAAAAGAACTCATTGCGCGAATACTGGCGCATCGTCAAGCGTCACAAATGGGTGGTGATTTCGACGTTGTTCATTTTAGGTACACTGGTCACGATAGCGACGTACATGACGCGGCCCGTCTATCGCGCCACCGTCAAGGTCAAAATCGGCAAAGAGACCGAACGCGTGCTGAGCGGCCAGCGCATTATGGAGGTCGAGACGGCCAACGTTTTCAATCCGCTGTATATGCAAACGCAGGTTGAAATCCTGCAAAGCCGCGATCTGGCGCGCCGCATCATCAACAAGCTCAAACTCACCGAGCACGACGAATTCAAACTCAAAACCAAGAACCCGCTCAGCGAAAACGAACGCCAGGTCGTGCTGGTCAACACCTTTCAAAACCGCTATGACGTCGCCGTCGGACGCATGAGCCGCGTCGTCTCGATTTCGTTCGACGCCTACAACGCGCAACTGGCTGCCGATGTGGCGAACACCGCCGCCGAACAATACATCGGCTGGTCAATGGAAAACCGCGTGCAGGGCGTCGAGAGCGCCAAGGACTTTCTCAAAGAAAAGCTCCTCGAATCCGAAGCAGAACTGCGCAAATCCGAGCAGGCCTACAGCGCCTATTTGACCGAACACAAAATCATTTCCTTCGATCTGGACAAAGGTAACATCACGCTCGACCGCGCCTCCGAACTCAACAAACAACTCGTCCAGGTCGAGAATGAACGCCGCCAGTCCGAGGCGCTCTATCAGCGCAGCCGCGAGGCCGCGCCCGATGATTTGCCGCAAGTGCTCAACGACACGATGGTGCAAAACATCTCGAAAGAGTTGAGCAAGCAGGAACAGGAACTCGCCAACCTCTCGGCTAAATATCAACCGGGTTATCCGGCGGTCAAACAGGTGCAGGAACAGGTCAACGATCTCAAAGAGCAATTGCAAGCGGCCAAAAAGAACGTCGTCAAAAATATCGAGACGCAATACGAAGTCGCGCGCCGCAAAGAGGCCGACCTGAAAGTCTCGCTTTCACAATCCAAAGGCGAAGCGATTCAGCAAAACCGCGAATCCGTCCAACTCAACGTCATCAAACAGAAGCTGGACATTGACCGCAAAATTTACGACGACCTCTTGCAACGTTCGCGCCAAGCCGGGGTCGAGAGTGAATTCCATCCGACCAACATCCGCGTTGTCCAAACCGCCGAAGTCCCCATCGCGCCCGTCAAACCGAACAAGCCGCTCAACATTGGCTTGAGCGTATTGATTGGCTTGGCGTTAGGCATCGGCTTGGCCTTCTTCATCGAATATCTGAACAACACGATCAATACGGCCGAAGATGTCGAACGCATCACGCACCTGCCGCCGCTCGGCGCGATCCCGTCGCTACAGAGCCTGAGCAAACGCAAAGGGCTGGGCTACGGTTACGGCGCGCGCAAGAGCACCGCGCTGTCGCTGTCGAATGGCAACGGCAGCGACAACAGTCACGAACTGGTGTCGAGCCACGATTCGCTGTCGGCCTATTCCGAATCGTATCGCGCCTTGCGCACCTCGCTACTGCTTTCGTCCGCCGAACACGCGCCGCGCACGATGCTCATCACCAGCAGCCATCCCGGCGAAGGCAAAACGACCATTGTCGCCAATACCGCGATTTCATTGGCCCAAACCGGCGCGCGCGTGATCGTGCTGGATGGCGATATGCGCCGCCCGCGCTGCCACAAGGTATTGAACACCAAAAACGAAGTCGGCCTTTCGACCTATCTCTCGCGCGACATCCCGCTCGATGAAGTCGTGCAGGAAGCCGCCGACATTCCCAATCTGCACGTGATTCCCGCTGGCCCCGTGCCGCCCAATCCGTCAGAGTTGCTCAGTTCGGTCAAGCTGCGCATTCTGCTTTCGCAATTGCAGGATCGTTACGATCACATCGTGATTGATTCGCCGCCGGTGATTCACGTCACCGACGCGCTCATCATTTCCCCCCAAGTAGACGGCGTCGCCCTCGTCGTCAAAAGCGGCCACACGCCGCGCGAAGCCGTCGTGCGTTCCAAACAGGCCCTGATTGACGTCAACGCCAAGATTTTCGGTGTCGTGCTCAACCACGTTGACCTTGAACGCGAAGGGTATTACTACAATTACAAGTATTCGTATTACCACCACGCTGAAGAAAGTAGTCAGTAG
- a CDS encoding BrnT family toxin, which produces MGYRFKWDPNKAAANLVNHQGVSFDEASTVFDHPPARIFDDEVHSFDERREIIIGPSINERLLLLCFIEQPNEIIRIISARLPTPRERKAYEENTGF; this is translated from the coding sequence ATGGGTTACAGATTCAAATGGGATCCAAACAAGGCGGCGGCCAACCTCGTCAATCATCAAGGCGTGAGCTTTGACGAGGCCAGCACTGTCTTCGACCATCCGCCGGCTCGAATCTTTGACGACGAAGTTCACTCGTTTGATGAGCGGCGCGAGATTATCATCGGGCCTTCGATAAACGAGCGGTTGTTGCTGCTCTGCTTTATCGAACAGCCCAACGAAATTATTCGAATCATCAGCGCGCGGTTGCCGACCCCGCGCGAACGTAAAGCTTATGAAGAAAACACCGGTTTCTAA
- a CDS encoding phage tail protein, translating into MADDGSKQSASVWPLPKFYFQVNWGGQVMNFQEVSGLDVEAQPIEYRHGDSPVFSTIKMPGIKKYGNVTMKKGVFKGDQKFWDWFNQIKLNTIKRETVTISLLDETGAPTMVFTLTNAWPTKITGTDLKSDGNEVAIETIELVHEGLTIRNA; encoded by the coding sequence ATGGCAGACGATGGTTCAAAACAAAGTGCGAGCGTGTGGCCGTTACCGAAGTTTTACTTCCAGGTCAATTGGGGCGGGCAGGTCATGAATTTCCAGGAGGTCTCGGGGCTTGATGTCGAAGCGCAGCCAATCGAGTACCGTCACGGCGACAGCCCTGTGTTCTCAACGATCAAAATGCCGGGAATCAAGAAGTACGGTAACGTGACGATGAAAAAGGGCGTTTTCAAGGGCGATCAAAAGTTTTGGGACTGGTTCAACCAGATCAAGCTGAACACGATCAAGCGCGAGACGGTCACCATCAGCCTGCTTGACGAGACTGGCGCGCCGACGATGGTCTTTACGCTGACCAACGCCTGGCCGACCAAAATCACAGGCACAGACCTTAAATCGGACGGCAATGAAGTTGCCATCGAAACCATCGAGCTTGTGCACGAAGGTCTCACGATTCGCAATGCTTGA
- a CDS encoding DUF4258 domain-containing protein: MRERVRAGQLTIPKHAFQAMLDDALWPSDLKHCVLHGTITERQWDEKWGEWKYVIEGEARDGRVIEMVAKLGPDDTVVITVYLSFQF, translated from the coding sequence ATGCGTGAGCGGGTTCGGGCCGGGCAATTGACGATTCCCAAGCATGCGTTCCAGGCAATGTTGGATGATGCATTGTGGCCTTCGGACTTGAAGCATTGCGTGCTGCACGGCACAATCACTGAGCGTCAATGGGACGAGAAGTGGGGTGAGTGGAAGTACGTCATCGAAGGAGAGGCGCGGGATGGCCGTGTCATTGAGATGGTTGCTAAACTTGGCCCCGATGATACGGTCGTGATTACTGTGTACCTGAGTTTTCAATTTTGA
- a CDS encoding type II toxin-antitoxin system MqsA family antitoxin, translating to MNDLKAKNQKLRGQTKAMRVCSFCGQLAAREVYKPQLFERDQQWLVVEQVPTMVCGNCGETYFTGGTLEELERILDHQAELTTLRPVLVAQFSQAA from the coding sequence ATGAACGATCTTAAGGCGAAAAATCAAAAGCTGCGCGGTCAGACTAAGGCGATGCGCGTCTGCTCGTTCTGTGGGCAATTGGCGGCGCGCGAAGTATACAAGCCGCAGTTGTTTGAGCGCGACCAACAGTGGTTGGTAGTTGAGCAAGTGCCGACGATGGTTTGCGGCAATTGCGGCGAGACATACTTTACCGGCGGCACGTTGGAGGAGTTGGAACGCATCCTCGATCATCAGGCCGAATTGACCACGTTGCGTCCGGTTCTGGTAGCGCAATTCTCTCAAGCTGCGTAA
- a CDS encoding SLBB domain-containing protein, with protein MSTERHPFLVPGLLACAALWFFHAAVSAQDTPARLRTVNTAPIDPATNSSTNYHIGPGDVLLIEVAGEPDLKRKVKVTELGTIQLPYINHELKLGGLSEHQAAALLKKEFLTILKEPQVTVFIEEYNALAAGIAGAVKEPKRIALTRELRLYDLIGLAGGLTDKAGELVELVHTKGEEGIETIDLKELFRKPELNRVIRDGDLVNVPEAGVIYVTGNVKNAGPYPVKENVTLTEALAMAGGVQQDTKRKEIRLWRANGSNKNQRTEQVVSLDEIEKDPKKDILLRPYDVVLVPESSNRKQARSIVQALASGVASSLGWGILR; from the coding sequence ATGAGCACTGAACGGCATCCCTTCTTAGTTCCCGGTCTCTTGGCTTGCGCCGCGCTCTGGTTTTTTCATGCAGCGGTTAGCGCGCAAGACACGCCTGCCCGTTTGCGCACCGTCAACACCGCGCCCATTGATCCGGCCACCAATAGTTCCACCAATTATCATATCGGCCCTGGCGACGTTCTATTGATCGAAGTCGCAGGCGAACCCGACCTCAAACGCAAAGTCAAAGTCACCGAACTCGGCACGATTCAACTGCCCTATATCAATCACGAATTGAAACTGGGCGGCTTGTCTGAACATCAGGCCGCCGCATTACTCAAAAAAGAGTTCCTCACGATTCTCAAGGAACCCCAAGTCACCGTCTTTATCGAAGAGTACAACGCGCTGGCCGCCGGCATTGCCGGGGCAGTCAAGGAACCCAAGCGCATTGCGTTGACGCGCGAATTACGGCTTTACGATCTGATCGGACTCGCGGGCGGTTTAACCGATAAGGCAGGCGAACTGGTCGAACTGGTGCATACCAAAGGCGAAGAGGGCATCGAGACGATTGACTTGAAGGAATTGTTTCGCAAACCCGAACTCAATCGCGTCATCCGCGACGGCGACTTGGTCAATGTGCCTGAAGCCGGGGTGATTTACGTCACTGGCAACGTCAAAAACGCCGGCCCCTATCCGGTCAAAGAAAACGTCACCTTGACCGAAGCCCTGGCGATGGCAGGCGGTGTGCAACAAGACACGAAGCGCAAAGAAATTCGCCTCTGGCGCGCGAACGGATCGAATAAGAATCAGCGCACCGAGCAGGTCGTCAGCTTGGACGAGATCGAGAAAGACCCGAAGAAAGATATCCTGCTGCGTCCTTATGATGTTGTGCTCGTGCCCGAATCATCCAACAGGAAGCAGGCGCGCTCCATCGTGCAGGCGCTCGCCAGCGGCGTTGCCAGTTCGCTGGGCTGGGGGATTTTGCGGTAG
- a CDS encoding VOC family protein, with translation MKRTWTIIGVADVARSFKWYQSLFGQPETTPAHDDFGQILDTDGTVLLCLHQWGAHEHPPLTSPAHAQPGNGLLLFFRVDDFNETLLRARALVAGFEEEPHLSPNTGTSEFALRDPDGYYVMVSALPAA, from the coding sequence ATGAAGCGAACATGGACAATCATCGGCGTTGCTGATGTTGCTCGCAGCTTTAAGTGGTATCAGTCGCTGTTCGGCCAACCGGAAACGACTCCCGCTCATGATGACTTTGGGCAGATCCTGGACACAGATGGAACGGTCTTGCTTTGCCTTCACCAGTGGGGCGCCCACGAACATCCACCCTTGACTAGCCCCGCTCACGCTCAGCCTGGCAATGGACTACTCTTGTTCTTCCGCGTGGATGACTTCAATGAAACGCTGCTACGGGCTCGCGCGCTTGTCGCTGGATTTGAAGAGGAACCTCATTTGAGCCCCAATACTGGCACCAGCGAGTTCGCACTCCGTGATCCTGATGGGTATTACGTCATGGTCAGCGCGCTTCCTGCGGCTTAA
- a CDS encoding DUF2164 domain-containing protein, with protein sequence MAIELTKEAKQNALESLQKYFELNMEEPLGNLAAGALLTFILEEIGPSIYNKGVADAQERMQARLGELDYEVHEDEFQYWRKPERQHKGRR encoded by the coding sequence ATGGCAATCGAGCTGACCAAAGAAGCAAAGCAGAATGCGCTTGAGTCGCTGCAAAAATACTTTGAGTTGAACATGGAGGAGCCGCTCGGCAACCTGGCCGCAGGCGCGCTGCTCACCTTCATCCTCGAAGAAATCGGGCCGAGCATTTACAACAAAGGCGTCGCCGATGCGCAGGAACGCATGCAGGCGCGCCTGGGCGAGCTTGACTACGAAGTGCACGAAGACGAATTTCAGTACTGGCGCAAGCCTGAGCGGCAGCATAAAGGCCGTCGGTGA
- a CDS encoding SDR family oxidoreductase: protein MRILITGGAGFIGSHLTDRLLGEGHQVVAMDNLVTGAVSNIARHRDNPNFEFIHHDISNHIHVTGPLDWVLNFASPASPIDYLLLPIQTLKVGALGTHNALGVAKAKGAKFMLASTSEVYGDPLVHPQPEEYWGNVNPVGPRGVYDEAKRYAEAITMAYHRQHGVDTRIIRIFNTYGERNRVNDGRVVPTFINQALRGEALTVFGEGQQTRSFQYVADLVEGIRRLMETPFNKPVNLGNPVELTILQFAQLILKLTGSASQIEYRPLPEDDPKTRKPEIARAKEVLGWEPRVAVEEGLTRTIAWYRTLL from the coding sequence ATGCGAATCTTAATCACCGGCGGGGCCGGTTTCATCGGCAGCCACTTGACCGACCGCTTGCTTGGCGAAGGCCATCAAGTCGTCGCGATGGACAATCTCGTCACCGGCGCTGTCAGCAACATCGCGCGTCATCGCGATAATCCAAATTTTGAATTCATCCACCACGACATCAGCAATCATATTCACGTCACTGGCCCGCTCGATTGGGTGCTGAATTTCGCCAGCCCGGCCAGTCCGATTGACTATCTTTTACTGCCGATTCAAACCTTGAAGGTCGGCGCGCTGGGCACGCACAACGCGCTGGGCGTCGCCAAAGCCAAAGGCGCGAAATTCATGCTGGCCTCGACTTCCGAAGTGTATGGCGATCCGCTTGTCCATCCGCAACCGGAAGAATACTGGGGCAACGTCAATCCTGTCGGGCCGCGCGGCGTTTATGACGAAGCGAAACGCTACGCCGAAGCCATCACGATGGCGTATCACCGGCAGCATGGCGTGGATACGCGCATCATCCGCATCTTCAACACCTATGGCGAACGCAACCGCGTGAACGACGGGCGCGTGGTGCCGACCTTTATCAATCAGGCGTTGCGCGGCGAGGCGCTGACGGTGTTTGGCGAAGGGCAGCAAACGCGCAGCTTCCAATACGTGGCCGATCTGGTCGAAGGCATTCGCCGCTTGATGGAAACGCCGTTTAACAAGCCGGTGAATTTGGGCAATCCGGTCGAATTGACGATCTTGCAATTTGCACAACTGATCTTGAAACTGACGGGCAGCGCCAGCCAGATTGAGTATCGTCCGCTGCCCGAGGACGATCCCAAAACGCGCAAACCTGAGATAGCGCGGGCCAAAGAAGTGCTGGGCTGGGAACCGCGCGTGGCTGTGGAAGAAGGCCTGACGCGCACGATTGCCTGGTATCGTACCTTGTTGTGA
- a CDS encoding UDP-glucose/GDP-mannose dehydrogenase family protein: protein MEVCVVGTGYVGLVTGTCLAYLGRSVVCVDIDERKIEMLRAGKSPIYEPGLDQLITAGMQRGNLRFSTELSAAVKGAEVIFIAVGTPPLPTGKADLSYVEAVARQIGRALDCERRRIVVNKSTVPIGSGNWVEMILKEGLQDNSAYREKLASMAASNGGTSMTSVSRKLPGLKPEDLFLVASNPEFLREGSAITDTFYPDRIVIGASDAYAAERLRALYEPIIEQTFAPPPTAARPSGFTAVPVVTTDLASAEMIKYAANAFLATKISFANEIANICERVGADITEVVRGFGLDSRIGPKFLNAGVGWGGSCFGKDVSALVDIAKEYAYDPAMLHATVAVNQRQRHVALQKLQAELKIIKGKTIGLLGLAFKPETDDLRDAPALDIARELLSRGARVKVYDPIAMEACRKQHPDLKVEYAENILQLAEECDALVVVTEWEEFRYLELEQLGEVMRTKFIVDGRNVLDPAAVLQAGFTYRGIGR from the coding sequence GTGGAAGTATGTGTTGTCGGTACCGGCTATGTCGGCTTGGTCACGGGGACGTGTCTGGCTTATCTGGGGCGTTCGGTCGTTTGCGTAGACATTGACGAACGTAAAATTGAAATGTTGCGCGCGGGCAAATCGCCGATCTATGAACCGGGCCTGGATCAGTTGATCACCGCCGGCATGCAGCGCGGCAATTTGCGTTTTTCGACCGAGTTGAGCGCGGCGGTCAAAGGGGCCGAAGTGATTTTCATCGCCGTGGGCACGCCGCCGCTGCCGACGGGGAAGGCTGATTTGTCTTACGTCGAGGCCGTCGCGCGCCAAATCGGGCGCGCGCTCGATTGCGAACGCCGCCGCATCGTGGTCAACAAATCCACCGTGCCCATCGGGTCGGGCAATTGGGTTGAGATGATTTTGAAAGAGGGCTTGCAGGACAATTCGGCCTATCGGGAAAAGCTGGCGAGCATGGCTGCGAGCAATGGCGGCACGTCAATGACTTCAGTGAGCCGCAAACTGCCAGGGCTGAAACCGGAAGACTTGTTCCTGGTTGCGTCGAATCCTGAATTCCTGCGCGAAGGTTCGGCGATTACCGACACCTTTTACCCAGACCGTATCGTGATTGGCGCGAGTGATGCTTATGCGGCGGAACGTTTGCGCGCGCTGTACGAACCAATCATCGAGCAAACTTTTGCGCCGCCGCCGACGGCTGCACGTCCGAGCGGCTTTACGGCGGTGCCCGTCGTGACAACCGATCTGGCGTCGGCGGAGATGATCAAGTACGCGGCCAATGCCTTCCTAGCGACCAAGATCAGCTTCGCCAACGAAATCGCCAACATCTGCGAGCGTGTCGGCGCGGACATCACCGAAGTCGTGCGCGGCTTTGGCTTGGACAGCCGCATCGGGCCGAAGTTCCTGAACGCGGGCGTAGGCTGGGGCGGTTCGTGCTTTGGCAAGGACGTGTCAGCCTTGGTGGATATTGCCAAGGAATACGCCTACGACCCGGCGATGCTGCACGCGACGGTGGCGGTCAATCAGCGCCAGCGCCACGTGGCGCTGCAAAAGCTGCAAGCCGAATTGAAGATCATCAAGGGCAAGACGATTGGCCTGCTGGGCTTGGCGTTCAAGCCTGAAACCGATGATCTGCGCGATGCGCCCGCGCTGGACATTGCGCGCGAATTGCTGTCGCGGGGCGCACGGGTGAAAGTCTACGACCCAATTGCGATGGAGGCTTGCCGCAAGCAGCATCCTGACCTGAAGGTCGAATACGCCGAGAACATCCTGCAACTGGCCGAAGAGTGCGATGCCTTGGTGGTTGTGACCGAGTGGGAAGAGTTCCGCTATCTCGAACTTGAACAACTGGGCGAGGTGATGCGGACGAAATTCATCGTGGATGGGCGCAATGTGCTTGACCCGGCAGCGGTGTTGCAAGCTGGATTCACATATCGCGGGATTGGCCGTTAG
- a CDS encoding N(4)-(beta-N-acetylglucosaminyl)-L-asparaginase, with protein sequence MKRRDFIKGSALAGLAAPFLPTEALSATTPQRAALGQALPVIISSANGANVPKRGVTPAGISCLERAMQILKAGGDTLDAVVAGVNIVEDDPDDNSVGYAGLPNEECEVELDASVMHGPSRRAGAVASIKNIKNPASVAKLVLERTSHILIVGEGAQKFALKHGFKKEDLLTEESRKAWLAWRESLNPKDSWGPNWHKPASASTRKVSQTNLSPEDARLQNWIAEVLHWRPTGTINCLAVDANNDISGVTTTSGLAWKMPGRVGDSPVIGAGLYVDNEVGAAGSTGLGEENIYISGGHTVVEMMRQGKSPTDAAMEACKRVAARYGNNQQELADIDIIFYAVNKKGEYGSAALWNGHRNTRGELQRNKFAVHDGKAAKLLETAYLFERK encoded by the coding sequence TTGAAACGGCGTGATTTCATCAAAGGCTCGGCGCTGGCGGGGCTGGCGGCACCCTTTCTACCCACTGAAGCATTGAGCGCTACCACCCCACAACGTGCTGCGCTTGGACAAGCCTTGCCCGTCATCATTTCCAGCGCGAACGGCGCGAACGTGCCGAAACGCGGCGTCACCCCGGCAGGCATCAGTTGCCTGGAACGTGCGATGCAAATTTTGAAAGCGGGCGGCGATACGCTCGATGCCGTCGTCGCGGGCGTCAACATTGTCGAGGATGACCCCGATGACAATTCGGTCGGTTACGCCGGGCTGCCCAACGAAGAGTGCGAAGTCGAACTCGATGCCAGTGTTATGCACGGTCCGTCGCGGCGCGCGGGCGCGGTCGCCAGCATCAAAAACATCAAGAATCCGGCCTCCGTCGCCAAACTCGTGCTCGAACGCACCAGCCACATCCTGATCGTCGGCGAAGGCGCGCAGAAATTCGCGCTCAAACACGGTTTCAAAAAAGAAGACCTGTTGACCGAAGAGTCGCGCAAGGCTTGGCTGGCGTGGCGCGAAAGTCTGAATCCCAAAGACAGTTGGGGTCCCAACTGGCACAAGCCCGCCTCCGCTTCCACGCGCAAGGTTTCGCAAACCAACCTTTCGCCTGAAGACGCGCGCCTGCAAAACTGGATTGCCGAGGTTTTGCACTGGCGTCCGACCGGCACCATCAATTGCCTGGCCGTAGACGCCAACAACGACATCTCCGGTGTCACGACGACTTCGGGCCTGGCCTGGAAGATGCCCGGCCGCGTCGGCGATTCGCCGGTGATTGGCGCTGGACTTTACGTAGACAACGAAGTTGGCGCCGCCGGGTCAACCGGGTTGGGCGAAGAGAATATCTACATCAGCGGCGGGCACACCGTTGTCGAAATGATGCGCCAGGGTAAATCGCCGACCGACGCCGCAATGGAAGCCTGCAAACGCGTGGCCGCGCGTTACGGCAACAACCAGCAGGAACTGGCCGACATAGACATCATCTTTTACGCCGTGAATAAGAAGGGCGAATACGGCTCGGCAGCGTTGTGGAACGGGCACCGTAACACACGCGGCGAACTGCAACGCAACAAATTCGCGGTGCACGATGGGAAAGCGGCGAAGCTGTTGGAGACGGCGTATTTGTTTGAGCGGAAGTAA